A single region of the Devosia sp. FJ2-5-3 genome encodes:
- a CDS encoding ATP phosphoribosyltransferase regulatory subunit, which produces MTNSAYRRSQLEALVEAQGGCRATPPLLLNANPYFDLAGEEFGRRLLLTTDATGSEFCLRPDFTLPIVTDYIADATRQPAAFTYMGPIFRQRENGAAEFDQAGIELLAQPDGDIALDQVLTFARAALSIYGIPTRLRLGGVGLFEALLVQADMPDAWRPRIRHRFGHTEALERLLNRLEAAPDLQRSEQPVRDALIEDVTARMVAAGLSLSESRTPEEIADRYIEQQALDAAHVPAQTLTLLRKYLAISGDVLGALRQIEALAAEYGLMLGAPIRAIRRHLDKLGEARIEFDAAFSPRLDYYTGIVFEMLGRDGAILASGGQYDRLLERLGARAPIAASGCALWVDRLEAEVTP; this is translated from the coding sequence ATGACCAATTCCGCCTACCGTCGCAGCCAGTTGGAAGCCCTCGTCGAAGCGCAGGGCGGGTGTCGCGCCACCCCGCCGCTCCTGCTCAATGCCAATCCCTATTTCGACCTCGCGGGTGAAGAATTCGGCCGACGACTGTTGCTCACCACGGACGCAACCGGCTCGGAATTCTGCCTGCGTCCCGATTTCACCCTGCCCATCGTCACCGACTACATTGCCGATGCGACGCGCCAGCCCGCAGCCTTTACCTATATGGGCCCGATCTTTCGCCAGCGCGAAAATGGCGCCGCCGAATTCGACCAGGCCGGCATCGAGCTCCTGGCCCAGCCCGATGGCGACATCGCGCTCGATCAGGTGCTCACCTTCGCCCGTGCGGCGCTCTCCATTTACGGCATTCCCACGCGCCTGCGTCTGGGCGGGGTAGGCCTCTTTGAAGCACTGCTGGTCCAGGCGGACATGCCCGATGCCTGGCGTCCGCGCATCCGGCACCGCTTCGGCCACACCGAAGCGCTCGAGCGTCTGCTCAATCGCCTCGAGGCCGCCCCAGATCTGCAACGCAGCGAGCAGCCCGTTCGCGACGCGCTGATCGAGGACGTCACCGCGCGCATGGTCGCCGCCGGTCTTAGTCTTTCCGAAAGCCGCACGCCCGAGGAAATCGCCGACCGCTATATCGAGCAGCAGGCGCTGGACGCCGCCCACGTGCCGGCCCAGACCCTGACGCTGCTGCGAAAATATCTTGCGATCTCCGGCGATGTGCTGGGCGCCCTGCGCCAGATCGAGGCGCTCGCCGCCGAGTATGGCCTGATGCTGGGGGCCCCCATTCGGGCCATTCGCCGTCATCTCGACAAGCTGGGCGAGGCCCGCATCGAGTTCGATGCCGCCTTCTCGCCGCGCCTTGATTATTACACCGGCATCGTCTTCGAAATGCTCGGCCGCGATGGTGCCATCCTGGCCTCGGGCGGCCAATATGATCGCCTGTTGGAACGCCTCGGCGCTCGCGCCCCTATTGCCGCCTCGGGCTGCGCACTCTGGGTGGATCGGCTGGAGGCAGAGGTTACCCCATGA
- the hisS gene encoding histidine--tRNA ligase → MTEKTKLITARLPRGFEDRTPGEIAAVGQMIETIRKVYERYGFDPVETPLFEYTETLGKFLPDTDRPNAGVFSLQDDDEQWMSLRYDLTAPLARYFAENFESLPKPYRSYRQGYVFRNEKPGPGRFRQFMQFDADNVGAGGPEADAEMCMMMADVMDALGLAGKYVVRVNNRKVLDGVLEAAGVSSNEQKLTVLRAVDKLDKFGPEGVKLLLGAGRKDESGDFTKGAGLSDAQAAVVLDYVEGKPPADNDGIAELNAMQALFDAAGYGVEKIKIDPSVVRGLEYYTGPVFEIELTFKVQNEKGQDVVFGSVGGGGRYDGLVSRFRREPVPATGFSIGVSRLANALKLTGNLGATEPVGPVVVLVMDKAETAGYQAMVAELRRAGIRAEMFLGNTKNFGKQVAYADKRNAPAVIIEGSQEREQGILQIKDLVAGKEAAEAITDNAEWKAARPGQFEIRREDLVPAIQKLLSEQ, encoded by the coding sequence ATGACCGAAAAGACCAAGCTGATCACCGCACGCCTGCCGCGCGGCTTTGAAGACCGTACCCCCGGCGAAATCGCCGCCGTGGGGCAGATGATCGAGACGATCCGCAAGGTCTATGAGCGCTATGGCTTCGACCCCGTCGAAACCCCTCTGTTCGAATATACCGAGACGCTGGGGAAATTCCTGCCCGATACCGACCGGCCCAATGCCGGGGTCTTTTCCCTGCAGGACGACGACGAGCAGTGGATGAGCCTGCGCTACGATCTCACCGCGCCACTCGCCCGCTACTTTGCCGAGAATTTCGAAAGCCTGCCAAAGCCCTATCGGTCCTACCGCCAGGGCTATGTCTTCCGCAATGAAAAGCCCGGCCCTGGTCGTTTCCGCCAGTTCATGCAGTTCGACGCCGATAATGTCGGGGCAGGGGGGCCGGAAGCCGACGCCGAAATGTGCATGATGATGGCCGACGTCATGGATGCACTCGGGCTAGCCGGCAAATATGTCGTGCGCGTCAACAACCGCAAAGTGCTCGACGGCGTGCTCGAAGCAGCCGGCGTCAGCTCAAATGAGCAAAAACTGACCGTCCTGCGCGCCGTCGACAAGCTCGATAAATTCGGCCCCGAGGGCGTCAAGCTCCTGCTCGGTGCCGGCCGCAAGGACGAAAGTGGCGACTTCACCAAGGGCGCCGGCCTCTCCGATGCCCAGGCGGCAGTCGTGCTCGACTATGTCGAGGGCAAGCCGCCGGCCGACAATGACGGCATTGCCGAACTCAACGCCATGCAGGCACTCTTTGACGCCGCCGGCTACGGCGTCGAAAAGATCAAGATCGATCCTTCCGTGGTCCGCGGCCTTGAATATTACACCGGCCCGGTCTTCGAGATCGAACTGACCTTCAAGGTTCAGAACGAAAAGGGCCAGGACGTGGTGTTCGGCTCGGTTGGCGGCGGTGGCCGTTATGATGGCCTCGTCTCGCGTTTCCGTCGCGAGCCGGTTCCGGCCACCGGTTTTTCCATCGGCGTCTCGCGGCTCGCCAATGCCCTCAAGCTCACGGGCAATCTCGGCGCCACCGAACCGGTGGGCCCGGTTGTCGTGCTAGTCATGGACAAGGCCGAGACCGCCGGTTACCAGGCCATGGTCGCCGAGCTGCGCCGCGCCGGCATCCGCGCCGAAATGTTCCTGGGCAATACCAAGAATTTCGGCAAGCAGGTCGCCTATGCCGACAAGCGCAATGCCCCTGCCGTCATCATCGAAGGCAGCCAGGAGCGCGAGCAGGGGATCCTCCAGATCAAGGATCTGGTCGCGGGTAAGGAAGCCGCCGAGGCCATCACCGACAACGCCGAATGGAAGGCCGCTCGTCCTGGCCAGTTCGAAATCAGGCGTGAAGACCTCGTCCCTGCTATTCAGAAGCTCCTGAGCGAACAGTAA
- a CDS encoding L,D-transpeptidase produces the protein MRALVRSGLTAIIVTVMAGAMALPSMAQQRFEQGWRFAPPPGVTLTEQKPRHALMLQGNARVHPQYLRQVVRYATNERSGTIVVDTRSHFLYFVLGDGRALRYGIGVARDGFEWSGSHQVTRKAEWPGWTPPAEMRKRQPGLPAHMEGGPNNPLGARALYLGSTLYRIHGTNEPWSIGQNVSSGCIRMTNADVTDLYERVKLNTKVVVL, from the coding sequence ATGCGCGCTCTTGTTCGAAGCGGGTTAACGGCAATCATCGTTACAGTCATGGCGGGCGCGATGGCCCTGCCTTCGATGGCACAACAGCGCTTTGAACAGGGCTGGCGATTTGCCCCGCCCCCGGGGGTTACCCTCACGGAGCAAAAGCCGCGCCACGCGCTGATGCTGCAGGGGAATGCCAGGGTGCATCCACAATATCTTCGCCAGGTGGTCAGATACGCCACCAATGAGCGGTCGGGCACGATCGTAGTCGATACGCGGTCCCACTTCCTTTACTTCGTGCTCGGCGACGGGCGCGCGCTGCGGTACGGGATCGGGGTGGCCCGCGACGGCTTCGAGTGGAGCGGTTCTCATCAGGTCACGCGCAAGGCAGAGTGGCCGGGATGGACCCCGCCGGCGGAAATGCGCAAGCGGCAGCCGGGTCTGCCGGCCCATATGGAAGGCGGACCAAATAACCCGCTGGGCGCACGCGCGCTTTATCTGGGATCGACGCTTTATCGGATCCACGGGACGAATGAACCCTGGAGCATTGGCCAGAACGTTTCTTCCGGGTGCATTCGAATGACCAATGCCGATGTGACCGACCTTTATGAACGTGTAAAACTCAACACAAAAGTAGTGGTCCTTTAA
- a CDS encoding pilus assembly protein TadG-related protein — protein sequence MNRIVSRFVRDEGGAFAMVFGVMALVLIALGGAVVDYVSLEQSRNRAQLALDAAALALQTEITRPGYDEESIRERAEALVRERIGNEDVRADIDEVLIDAARGSLFLSGTFVTQTYFVRLVGVPELAARFSSEVIRGSLDIEVAVALDITGSMKGQRITDLKAAATRLVDAVVQDDQSLNYTKMALVPYAQSVNVSPYQVQVRSPEQAPVPASKMSWASGSKKTGASAKRDSSGGGVVVDLSGHGFSENNWVYVWNFNGFSSINHKAFRISNVNTNSFRLVGANETGWNSTASSGNVIKCERANCEVMVTSTRHGYTDGQYVVVTDVGGMTGLNYPVPQTNAKAFEVSSATRDTLILKGSVGGGNEPERLSHISNTGKLHCTWQTATSGCAFLRFPTAAGGFQTFPLTNCVTDRPVNPTGDQRFSTNLAGRNYAESGNKCISSPIVPLTSNKTTLKGAIASLTTDGSTAGHLGIAWAWHMLSPNLGYLWNGEGPPAAYDEPNLLKAAIIMTDGDFNTVHCNGVVSWSSTGGTSSGQNTDKIACNAPNGAPYVQARAYCDAMKATEEIVIFTVGFGIAQGSAAADLLSYCASGANNAFLANNASGLDSAFQQIASNISALRIAR from the coding sequence TTGAACCGCATCGTTTCGCGTTTTGTCCGCGACGAAGGCGGCGCGTTTGCAATGGTGTTCGGCGTCATGGCGCTGGTGCTGATCGCGCTGGGCGGTGCGGTGGTCGATTATGTCTCCCTCGAGCAGAGCCGCAATCGCGCGCAGTTGGCGCTGGATGCGGCCGCTCTGGCACTGCAGACCGAAATCACCCGTCCCGGCTATGACGAAGAAAGCATCCGCGAACGCGCAGAGGCGCTGGTGCGCGAGCGCATCGGCAATGAAGACGTGCGGGCCGACATCGACGAAGTCCTCATCGACGCGGCGCGGGGTTCGCTGTTCCTCAGCGGCACTTTTGTCACGCAAACATATTTCGTGCGCCTGGTCGGGGTGCCTGAACTCGCGGCACGCTTCAGCTCTGAAGTCATTCGCGGCTCGCTCGACATCGAAGTGGCGGTGGCGCTCGATATTACAGGGTCGATGAAAGGCCAGCGGATCACCGACCTCAAGGCGGCGGCGACACGCCTAGTGGATGCAGTGGTGCAGGACGATCAGAGTCTCAACTACACCAAGATGGCCCTGGTGCCCTATGCGCAATCGGTCAATGTTTCCCCCTACCAAGTCCAGGTCCGGAGTCCCGAGCAGGCACCCGTTCCGGCGAGCAAGATGAGCTGGGCCTCCGGAAGCAAGAAGACCGGCGCAAGCGCCAAGCGAGACTCCAGCGGCGGGGGCGTGGTGGTCGACCTCTCCGGCCACGGTTTTTCGGAAAACAACTGGGTCTACGTTTGGAATTTCAACGGCTTTTCGTCGATCAACCACAAAGCCTTCCGCATCAGCAATGTGAACACCAATTCCTTCCGTCTGGTGGGCGCCAATGAGACGGGATGGAATAGTACTGCAAGTTCCGGCAATGTCATCAAGTGCGAACGCGCGAACTGCGAGGTCATGGTAACCTCCACGCGGCACGGCTACACCGATGGGCAATATGTCGTCGTCACCGATGTCGGGGGTATGACGGGTCTGAACTATCCCGTCCCGCAAACCAATGCCAAAGCCTTTGAGGTGAGCAGCGCCACCCGCGACACCCTGATCCTCAAAGGCTCGGTCGGTGGCGGAAACGAACCGGAACGTCTGAGCCATATCTCCAATACCGGCAAGCTTCACTGCACCTGGCAAACGGCGACGTCGGGCTGTGCCTTTTTGCGGTTTCCGACCGCGGCGGGCGGCTTCCAGACATTTCCGCTGACAAATTGCGTCACCGACAGGCCCGTCAACCCGACTGGCGACCAGCGCTTCTCGACGAATTTGGCGGGACGCAACTATGCGGAGTCGGGCAATAAGTGCATTTCCAGTCCAATCGTACCCCTGACGTCAAACAAAACCACCCTCAAGGGGGCCATTGCCTCGCTCACCACTGACGGCTCGACGGCGGGACATCTCGGCATCGCATGGGCCTGGCATATGTTGTCGCCCAATCTGGGATATCTCTGGAATGGCGAGGGTCCGCCGGCGGCTTATGACGAGCCAAACCTGCTCAAGGCCGCAATCATCATGACCGACGGGGACTTCAACACTGTCCACTGCAACGGCGTGGTGTCGTGGAGTTCGACCGGCGGCACAAGTAGTGGTCAGAACACCGATAAAATCGCCTGTAACGCTCCCAACGGCGCGCCCTATGTCCAGGCGCGGGCCTATTGCGATGCGATGAAGGCTACTGAAGAAATCGTGATCTTCACGGTGGGCTTCGGTATTGCGCAAGGCAGCGCTGCAGCGGACTTGCTGTCATATTGCGCCAGCGGGGCAAACAACGCCTTTCTCGCCAACAACGCCAGCGGACTGGACTCTGCCTTCCAGCAGATCGCCAGCAATATTTCCGCACTGCGGATCGCGAGATAG
- a CDS encoding histidine kinase dimerization/phosphoacceptor domain -containing protein, producing MNPPNSLDLTSCDLEPIHIPGSIQPYGIMLVADPGSGRIVGYAGTKGVDGTLFDRPLDEVIGWSAQAIRSSLPRTGMQVLGDVQFDGVTRDAIAYASGSHLVVELTEKVDGTRIDAALLATLDTLDVRLERATNLTELSAEAAQIFQRLTGYGRVMVYQFVDEGAGVVRGESTSEGLPSFMHHHFPASDIPRQARALYVRNRVRVIADVHYQPAPIVSASSTLQELDLSDSTIRSVSPVHLQYLKNMGVAASASMSIVKDGMLWGLIACHHHEKRELSLDTRIACQSMATSLARLIKVREDNELYRERVQLRSREDAILTRLGPDSSLTRFFSQSGLDLAKLLDADGFAAVQGTDLYCTGKCPDDADIRAMAEHVRVGALAKPYATRQLSRQFPAAAHFTETASGLLAVTMSTEVPTILLWFRAEQLQTVKWAGNPHKDVAHDPSAQLTPRSSFEEWAESVRGRARDWSLSETESASRLVRLLLEARKNSRIRELNNELTTTVRENEILLEQRGFLLKEVNHRVQNSLSLVAAFLRMQARAAGGETRSELEEAQSRLMAVSLAHRRLYQDNSVEVIDLSRYLTELMDELAKSLEAGWRDAIALDLAPILTDAGRAVSLGLVANELLTNAVKYAYEGRPGPVSIRLEQHRDMLRLIVADRGPGMNGGVAGTGFGSKMLRVLMQSLEGNLDYEDNHPGVRAIVTAAIRQEQ from the coding sequence GTGAACCCTCCCAATTCGCTTGACCTGACCAGCTGCGACCTCGAGCCGATCCATATCCCAGGTTCGATCCAGCCTTACGGCATCATGCTGGTGGCAGATCCGGGTTCGGGGCGCATCGTCGGCTATGCCGGCACCAAGGGTGTCGATGGCACATTGTTCGATCGCCCGCTCGACGAAGTGATCGGCTGGAGTGCGCAGGCGATCCGATCCAGCCTGCCGCGCACCGGCATGCAGGTGCTCGGTGACGTGCAATTCGATGGCGTCACCCGCGATGCGATCGCCTATGCCAGCGGGTCGCACCTTGTGGTGGAACTCACCGAAAAGGTCGACGGCACACGGATCGATGCGGCACTGCTCGCTACGCTCGACACGCTCGACGTGCGTCTTGAACGCGCGACCAATTTAACCGAGCTTTCAGCCGAAGCCGCGCAGATCTTCCAGCGGCTGACGGGCTATGGCCGCGTCATGGTCTATCAATTCGTGGATGAAGGCGCCGGGGTCGTGAGAGGGGAAAGCACCTCCGAGGGGCTGCCCAGCTTCATGCACCACCATTTTCCGGCCTCCGATATCCCGCGGCAGGCCCGAGCCCTCTATGTGCGCAACCGGGTACGGGTGATCGCCGACGTGCATTACCAGCCCGCTCCGATCGTGAGCGCGAGTTCGACCCTGCAGGAACTCGATCTCAGCGATTCCACCATACGCAGCGTGTCGCCGGTGCATCTGCAATATCTCAAGAACATGGGCGTGGCCGCGTCGGCATCCATGTCGATCGTCAAGGATGGCATGCTGTGGGGGCTGATCGCCTGCCATCACCACGAAAAGCGGGAACTTTCGCTCGATACGCGGATCGCCTGTCAGTCCATGGCGACGAGCCTGGCGCGCCTTATCAAGGTGCGGGAAGACAATGAGCTCTATCGCGAGCGGGTGCAATTGCGCAGTCGCGAGGACGCCATTCTCACACGCCTGGGGCCGGACAGCTCGCTGACCCGATTTTTCTCGCAATCCGGTCTCGATTTGGCAAAACTGCTCGATGCCGACGGTTTCGCCGCCGTGCAGGGCACGGACCTTTATTGCACGGGGAAATGTCCGGACGACGCCGACATCCGCGCCATGGCCGAGCATGTGCGCGTGGGGGCGCTGGCCAAGCCTTACGCCACGAGGCAATTGTCCAGGCAATTTCCGGCCGCGGCGCACTTCACCGAAACGGCGAGCGGGCTTCTGGCCGTCACCATGTCCACGGAAGTGCCCACGATCTTGCTGTGGTTCAGGGCCGAGCAACTCCAGACCGTCAAATGGGCCGGCAATCCGCACAAGGATGTCGCGCACGACCCAAGCGCCCAACTGACACCGCGCAGCTCCTTTGAAGAATGGGCGGAGAGCGTGAGGGGGCGCGCGCGCGACTGGAGCCTGTCCGAAACCGAATCTGCCTCGCGGCTGGTCCGCCTGCTGCTGGAAGCGCGCAAAAATAGTCGCATCCGCGAGCTCAACAATGAGCTGACCACTACGGTGCGCGAGAACGAGATTTTGCTCGAGCAACGCGGTTTCCTGCTCAAGGAAGTCAATCATCGGGTGCAGAACAGCCTGTCCCTCGTGGCGGCGTTCCTCAGGATGCAGGCGCGGGCCGCAGGCGGCGAGACACGGTCCGAACTGGAAGAGGCGCAGAGCCGGCTGATGGCGGTGTCGCTTGCCCACCGGCGCCTCTATCAGGATAACAGCGTCGAAGTCATCGACCTGTCCAGATATCTCACCGAACTCATGGATGAATTGGCAAAATCGCTGGAGGCCGGCTGGCGGGATGCGATTGCGCTCGATTTGGCGCCGATCCTGACCGATGCGGGGCGCGCAGTTTCGCTCGGACTGGTTGCGAACGAGCTGCTGACCAATGCGGTCAAATATGCCTATGAAGGCAGGCCAGGCCCCGTGAGTATCCGACTAGAGCAGCATCGCGACATGCTCCGCCTGATCGTCGCGGATCGCGGCCCCGGCATGAATGGCGGCGTGGCCGGAACCGGATTCGGCTCCAAAATGCTGCGGGTGCTGATGCAGAGTCTCGAGGGAAATCTCGATTACGAAGACAACCACCCGGGGGTCCGCGCCATCGTGACAGCCGCAATTCGGCAGGAACAATAG